CGTCACCGAGCTCGGCATCGACGGCCCGCTCGCCGAGCAGTCGGGAAAGCGTATCGAGGCGCTCGTCCAGCGCCTTCGCGACTGGCGTCTGCGCCCGCCGGCCTCGGAAGGCTACCGCACGGCGGAAGTCACCCTCGGCGGCGTCGATACCGCCGCGCTCGATTCGCGCAGCATGGCGGCCAAGGCGGTGCCGGGGCTCCATTTCGTCGGCGAGGCGGTGGACGTCACCGGCTGGCTCGGCGGCTATAATTTCCAATGGGCCTGGGCCTCGGGCTTTGCCGCGGGGCAGGTGGCCTGACGGGCATTTACCATCCTTTAAGGCCTTGCGGCGGATGCTGTCTCAGGTCGGCGTTTCCGGGCTTTCCAGCCTGACGGGCGGGGAGCGGGGACAACATGATGTGGGCCGGCTGGCCGGTTGATCCGGATTGCCTGTATCTCGTAACGGAGTGTCGCCGCATGCCCGCCAGAAACCGCCAAGCCCGCGCCCTCGCCATCGCCGCCACCGCCGGGGAGAGCCGTCGCCGGCTTGCCGCCGTCGGCATCAATTGCGCCCTCGCCGCTGGCCTCCTCGCGCTGCTCGCCATGCTGGCGTTCTGAGGGCAGCCGGTTGTCATAAATCGGTTTAAAAAGTGAGAGAATTTTAAAGATTGCCGCCGAATATCGCCGGATAGGGTTCCGGATGCCGCGTCGCCGTCAGGGTTGCCGCGCGGCTGGCAATGACTGCTCCCCCGGATGCGCGGCATTGCGGCCGCATGAAAGTCGGTAATCCGGCGTCCGAATCCTGGGGAGGCCCGAAAAGGGCAGGGGTGGAGCACGCCGACAACGGATGTTCCGCCATGTTCATTGATAAGATTCTCGCCCGCTTCAAGATCCAGACCAAGGTTCTTGTCTTCATCCTGCCATTCGTTCTCAGCATCTGCGCGGTCGGCTTCACCGGCCTTTATGCGTCCGGCCTCCTGCAGGGTCGCATGGAAATCTCCAACAGCGTTCTCCAGTCGCTGAGCGGCTTCAAGGACGTCTATGCCGGCATGAACCGCTTCCTGCGCGAGACCTCCGAGGAAAGCCGCGACGCCGTGCACGAGCGGCTGAGCGCGCAGGGCGCCGTCCTGCAGGCGACGATGGATGCGCTGGCGCCCGACGCCGACAAGTCGCGCCTTATCGATGCGCAGGCCCAGACGAAGGATATCGAGGCCCGCATGGACGGCCTCTGGGCGCTCTATGTACAGGAAAACGACCTGCACGGTGCGATGGGCAACACCCTCAATGCTCTCGGCGCCGACCAGGTGAAGATCCTCGACGAGGCCACCAAGCTCCAGCGCTCCGTGCGGCAGAACGAGAATGCCGCCAAGAGCATGCTGCGCGAGGCCGAACGCCTGACCAATGCCAGCAAGTTCTTCGCCGATTTCCTCGCCGATTTCGGCAAGGGCGCAACCCCCGAGGAGCAGCTCAAGCTCGTCAAGGAACGCTATCCGCTCATTTCCAAGACCGAGCGCTCGATCACGACGATCCTGCCGAAGAGCCAGAAGGTCGTTTCCATCACCATCCGCAACACGATCGACGAGCTCGGCGGCTTCCTGTCGTCCTCCGATCCGGCGGCCGTCACCATTCCGGACATCGGGCGGCGCGTCAGCCGCTTCCGCCAGGTCGCCATCCAGCTCCAGGGCGCGGCCGGCGAGAAGATGCGCGAGGCGACCCGCCTCTTCACCGAGCTCGACGAGCCGATCATCAAGTCCGAGGCGATCCTCGCCGCCACGCGCAAGCTCGTCTCCACCATCGACGACATCAAGGTCGGGGCTGCGCGCTTCCTCGGCCAGACGTCGGACACCAATCGCGTCAAGCTGCTCGGCCATCTCGCCATCCTGCGCATCGACATGAAGGGCCTGCGCGGCAGCGCGAGCGGCCTTGAGTTCTTCGACACGGTCGACGAGAGCCTGTCGCCGATGCTGGAGCGGATGGAGGCCGACAGCGCCGCCCTCGTGAAGATCAGCACCGAGCGCGCCGCCGATTTCGAGGCCGCCGGCCAGTCGATCGACACGATCTGGAACCTCCTCAGCCAGTTCGCCGAGGAGCAGAAGACCAGCGCCGGCACCGAGCGCGAGAAGGCCAACCAGGTCTCGGTGCTCGCGACCGTCGCGGGCGCGGCCATCGCCATCCTCGCCGGCATCGCGCTGGTGCTGACGCTGAAGGGGCCGATCGGCCAGATCACCGGCGCCATGCGCCGGCTTGCCGACGGCTTCCTCGATACCGGCATTTCCGGCGAAGGCCGCGCCGACGAGATCGGCGACATGGCCCGCGCGCTCGGCGTCTTCAAGGAGAACGCCCTGTCGAAGATCCGCATCGAGGAGGAGAGCGAGCAGCAGCGCACCGCGGCGGAAGCCGAGCGCGCCCGCAACGACGCCGAAAAGCAGTCTCTCGACCGCGAGATCGACTTCGCCGTCAATGCCCTCGCCGCCGGCCTCGGCCGTCTTGCGCAGGGCGACCTGTCGCGCCAGATCGAGACGCCCTTCAACGGCCGCCTCGAGCAGCTCCGCCAGGACTTCAACGTCTCGCTCGTCCGCCTTCAGGATACGCTCGGCCAGATCCGCACCAATGCGCTGTCGATCCAGCGCAGCGGCTCGGACATGCTGCAATCGGCCGATGCGCTCTCCAAGCGCACCGAATCGCAGGCCTCCTCGCTGGAGGAGACGGCGGCTGCCGTGGAGCAGATCACCGCCACCGTGCGCTCCTCCGCCGAGCGGGCGCATGAGGCGAACCTCGTCGTCGGCACGACGAAGCGCAGCGCCGACAGCTCCGCCGAGGTCGTCAGCAATGCGATCGCCGCCATGGGCCGCATCGAGGGCGCCTCGCGCCAGATCGAGCAGATCATCGAGGTGATCGACGACATCGCCTTCCAGACCAACCTGCTGGCGCTCAATGCCGGCATCGAGGCCGCCCGCGCTGGCGAGGCGGGCAAGGGCTTTGCGGTCGTGGCGCAGGAAGTGCGCGAGCTGGCCCAGCGTTCGGCCAGCGCCGCCCGCGAGATCAAGGGCCTCATCGAGAAGTCGACGAGCGAGGTCAGCGCCGGCGCGCATCTCGTGCAGGAAACCGGCTCCGTGCTCGCCTCGATCAGCCAGCAGATCGTCACCGTCAGCCAGCATGTGGATATGATGGCGACGGCAAGCCGCGACCAGGCGGCGGCGCTGCAGGAGGTCAACGGCTCCGTCAACCAGATGGACCAGATGACCCAGCAGAACGCCTCGATGGTCGACCTGACGACCGCCGCAAGCCGCAAGCTGGCGGGCGATGCCGACACGCTGATGATGCTGGTCGAGCAGTTCCGCCTGGAGGCGAACGAAGAGGTGCTGTACCGCGCGGCCTGATCACCGCCGCACAGGAAACGAACCCCCGGCGCGCAGGGAGCCCGCCGGGGGGTTTGCTGCTTCACGGCTGGCAAGAGCGGCCTGTGACAAACCGAGGACGCATTCGCGGCTATCATCCGGCTGGTGTGAACCATCCAGGCCCTGAGGCAAACGCAATATCCAGGGCTTGCAACGGAGGCTGTCATGACCGGAACGAACACATTCGCCCTCGCTTTCGCCCTGATGCTCGGGATGGCGCTGCCTGCGCTGGCGGACCAGCCCGGCGCCGACTGGATGCCGCTCGAAGAGGTTGCCGGGAAATTGAAGGCCGCCGGCTACACGGCAATCCATCAGATCGAGGCCGACGACGGGCGTTGGGAAGGAGAGGGCGTGAAGAACGGCACGCGAATGGAGTTCAGCGCGGATCCCCGCACCGGCGCGATCCTGACGGAGCACCCGGACAACTGACCGCCTCGCGCATTTCCAACGCGCGAGGCCATGAAGGCGGCCGCCGATCTGCAAGGCGCTCGAAACGAAAAATCCCCGACGCAGGGAACGCCGGGGATTTCCTTTCGACCGGATGTCTGCCTGTCAGCCGCGACCCTGCGTCACGATGACCGGGATCAGCAGGTCGCCCCAGTTGCCCTCGCCGCCGTGGTGACGGGCGGAGCGGACGAGCTCCACCGAGACGCCGGCCTCGACCGCCTTCATGACGGACTGGTTGAGGCGGTGCAGGTCGTTGGCGACCATGCGGATCATGGCCTGCTGGTCGGGGGTCATGGCGGAAGCCTGTTCTTCGGCTCGTTCCTTGACGCGGGTCTGGACTGTCATGGCATTTCTCCTCTTGTAACGGGGTTCTTGAAAGTGAATTGAAAGGCTTATTCGGCGGCCGGGCGGAACTGCTCGTGCTCGGTCGATTCATGCATGGCGGTCGTCGAGGACTGGCCGCCGGTGATGGCCATGGAGACGGCGTCGAAATAGCCGGTGCCGACTTCGCGCTGGTGCTTGGTCGCGGTGTAGCCGTTGATCTCGGCGGCGAATTCCGCTTCCTGCAGTTCGGAGTAGGCGGCCATCTGGCGCTCCTTGTAGCCGCGGGCCAGCTCGAACATGCCGTAGTTGAGCTGGTGGAAGCCGGCGAGCGTGATGAACTGGAACTTGTAGCCCATCGCCCCGAGTTCGCGCTGGAACTTGGCGATGGTCGCGTCGTCGAGGTTCTTCTTCCAGTTGAACGAGGGCGAGCAATTGTAGGCGAGCAGCTTGCCGGGATGGGCCTTGTGCACCGCCTCGGCGAACCTGCGGGCCTGTTCGAGGTCCGGCTTGCCGGTCTCCATCCAGATCAGGTCGCAATGCGGGGCATAGGAGATGGCGCGGGCGATGCACGGTTCGATGCCGTTCTTGACGTTGTAGAAGCCTTCGACCGTGCGGCCCTTGTCCGTGTCGACGAAGGGCTGGTCGCGCTCGTCGATGTCTGAGGTCAGGAGCTTGGCGGCTTCGGCATCCGTGCGGGCGACGATCAGCGTCGGCACGCCCATGACGTCGGCGGCAAGGCGCGCGGCATCGAGGTTGCGGATATGCGCGGCGGTCGGGATGAGGACCTTGCCGCCGAGATGGCCGCACTTCTTTTCGGAGGCGAGCTGGTCCTCGAAGTGGACACCGGCGGCGCCTGCCTCGATGAAGGCCTTCATGATCTCGAAGGCGTTGAGCGGGCCGCCGAAGCCGGCCTCCGCGTCGGCGACGATGGGGGCGAACCAGGTGTCGACCGAAAGGCCGTTGCCTTCCGCCGTCTCGATCTGGTCGGCGCGCTGGAGCGTGCGGTTGATGCGCTTGGCCAGTTCCGGCGCGGCGTTTGCCGGATAGAGCGACTGGTCGGGATACATGGCCGAGGCGGTATTGGCGTCGGCGGCGACCTGCCAGCCGGAGAGATAGATCGCCTTCAGGCCGGCGCGGACCATCTGCATGGCCTGGTTGCCCGAGAGCGCGCCGAGCGCGTTGACGAAGTCTTCCTCGTGGATGAGCTTCCAAAGGCGGTTTGCGCCGTTCTCGGCCAGCGTATGGCGGATCTGGACCGAGCCGCGCAGCTTCTCGACCGTCTCGGCCGTATAGGGGCGTTCGACGCCGTCGAACCGACCCTTCGGCGCGCTCGGGACGAGGTTGTAAAAATCGGTCATGATATCCTCCGGTATGATGTCTCTGGATCGGGATGTCGCTGTCTTGCTGCCCCGATTTCATGTGACAGTATTTACATCGCGGCGCACAATACGGCGAGGGAAAACCGGAAAATCAGCGGGATAATCGGGTAATCATGTCTTGTCTTTGACAGGACGGCTCTGTAAAAAAGTAAAATCTGTAAAATTGACAGCGCGGCCGATCGTGTAAAGGATTTGACATATGGCGGAGAACAAGATCTTTGCGGGGCCGAAGGTCCGGCGCATCCGCAACGCGCTCGGCCTCACCCAGACGGCGATGGCGGAAGGCCTGTCGATCTCGCCCTCCTATCTCAACCTCATCGAGCGCAACCAGCGGCCGCTGACCGTGCAGCTCCTCCTGCGCCTTGCCTCCGTCTACAAGGTGGACCTGGACGAGTTGCAGGGCGAGAGCGCCGGCAATGCGCGCCAGCTTCGCGAGGTCTTCGCCGATCCGCTGTTGGCCGGCGAGCTGCCGGGCGATCACGAGCTGGTGGAGATCGCCGATGCCGCGCCGAACGTGGCGAGCGGCATAATGAAGCTCTACCGTGCCTATCGCGAGCAGGCCGCGCGCCTGACCGACCTTGCCGACGTCCTCGCGCGCGAAGGCCATGCCACCACGCTGTCAGGCACGCTGCTGCCGATGGACGAGGTGCGCGACAAGCTGGAAAGCCGCCCCAATTATTTCGGCGCCATCGACGAGGCGGCCGAGCGCTTCCATGCGGCGCTGGCGCCGGGCGACGACCTCGCATCGGCGCTCAAGGGCTGGCTGCGCAAGGAGCATGGCGTCGTCGTGCGCCTCCTGCCGGTCCACACCATGCCGAACCTGCGCCGCCGCTTCGACCGGCACTCCATGCGGCTCTTCCTCTCAGAGCGCCTGTCGCCCTTCGACCAGCTGCGCGAGATCGCCATGGAGACGGTGCAGCTCGCCTTGCAGGACGAGATTTTCGCCGAGCTCGACCTGCTCGCCTTCACGACGGCGGAGGCGAAGCGCATCGCCCGCTTCGAGCTGGCGCGCTACGCCGCCCATGCGCTGATGATGCCCTACGAGGCTTTCCAGTCCACGGCGCAGCGCGTGCGCTACGATATCGACGTGCTGCGCTCGCGCTTTTCCGTTTCCTACGAGCAGGCGGCCAACCGGCTCACCATGCTGCAGCGGCCGGGAAAGGCGGGTGTGCCCTTCTTCATGCTGGAGATCGACAATGCCGGCCACCGCTTCCGGCGGGCGGGTGCGCAGGGCTTTCCGCAGGCGCGCTTCGGTGGCGGCTGTCCCAAGCTCGGCGTCCATGCCGCCTTTTCCCAGCCCGGGCAGATCCTCGTCGACCGGGTGGAGATGCCGGACGGCGGCACGTTCCTGACGGTCTCGCGGACGCTGGAAGGGCCGCAGGCCGCCTTCGCCGAGCGGGTGCGCCGCACGGC
The Shinella zoogloeoides DNA segment above includes these coding regions:
- a CDS encoding PepSY domain-containing protein codes for the protein MTGTNTFALAFALMLGMALPALADQPGADWMPLEEVAGKLKAAGYTAIHQIEADDGRWEGEGVKNGTRMEFSADPRTGAILTEHPDN
- the aceA gene encoding isocitrate lyase — protein: MTDFYNLVPSAPKGRFDGVERPYTAETVEKLRGSVQIRHTLAENGANRLWKLIHEEDFVNALGALSGNQAMQMVRAGLKAIYLSGWQVAADANTASAMYPDQSLYPANAAPELAKRINRTLQRADQIETAEGNGLSVDTWFAPIVADAEAGFGGPLNAFEIMKAFIEAGAAGVHFEDQLASEKKCGHLGGKVLIPTAAHIRNLDAARLAADVMGVPTLIVARTDAEAAKLLTSDIDERDQPFVDTDKGRTVEGFYNVKNGIEPCIARAISYAPHCDLIWMETGKPDLEQARRFAEAVHKAHPGKLLAYNCSPSFNWKKNLDDATIAKFQRELGAMGYKFQFITLAGFHQLNYGMFELARGYKERQMAAYSELQEAEFAAEINGYTATKHQREVGTGYFDAVSMAITGGQSSTTAMHESTEHEQFRPAAE
- a CDS encoding HAMP domain-containing methyl-accepting chemotaxis protein, producing the protein MFIDKILARFKIQTKVLVFILPFVLSICAVGFTGLYASGLLQGRMEISNSVLQSLSGFKDVYAGMNRFLRETSEESRDAVHERLSAQGAVLQATMDALAPDADKSRLIDAQAQTKDIEARMDGLWALYVQENDLHGAMGNTLNALGADQVKILDEATKLQRSVRQNENAAKSMLREAERLTNASKFFADFLADFGKGATPEEQLKLVKERYPLISKTERSITTILPKSQKVVSITIRNTIDELGGFLSSSDPAAVTIPDIGRRVSRFRQVAIQLQGAAGEKMREATRLFTELDEPIIKSEAILAATRKLVSTIDDIKVGAARFLGQTSDTNRVKLLGHLAILRIDMKGLRGSASGLEFFDTVDESLSPMLERMEADSAALVKISTERAADFEAAGQSIDTIWNLLSQFAEEQKTSAGTEREKANQVSVLATVAGAAIAILAGIALVLTLKGPIGQITGAMRRLADGFLDTGISGEGRADEIGDMARALGVFKENALSKIRIEEESEQQRTAAEAERARNDAEKQSLDREIDFAVNALAAGLGRLAQGDLSRQIETPFNGRLEQLRQDFNVSLVRLQDTLGQIRTNALSIQRSGSDMLQSADALSKRTESQASSLEETAAAVEQITATVRSSAERAHEANLVVGTTKRSADSSAEVVSNAIAAMGRIEGASRQIEQIIEVIDDIAFQTNLLALNAGIEAARAGEAGKGFAVVAQEVRELAQRSASAAREIKGLIEKSTSEVSAGAHLVQETGSVLASISQQIVTVSQHVDMMATASRDQAAALQEVNGSVNQMDQMTQQNASMVDLTTAASRKLAGDADTLMMLVEQFRLEANEEVLYRAA
- a CDS encoding helix-turn-helix domain-containing protein gives rise to the protein MAENKIFAGPKVRRIRNALGLTQTAMAEGLSISPSYLNLIERNQRPLTVQLLLRLASVYKVDLDELQGESAGNARQLREVFADPLLAGELPGDHELVEIADAAPNVASGIMKLYRAYREQAARLTDLADVLAREGHATTLSGTLLPMDEVRDKLESRPNYFGAIDEAAERFHAALAPGDDLASALKGWLRKEHGVVVRLLPVHTMPNLRRRFDRHSMRLFLSERLSPFDQLREIAMETVQLALQDEIFAELDLLAFTTAEAKRIARFELARYAAHALMMPYEAFQSTAQRVRYDIDVLRSRFSVSYEQAANRLTMLQRPGKAGVPFFMLEIDNAGHRFRRAGAQGFPQARFGGGCPKLGVHAAFSQPGQILVDRVEMPDGGTFLTVSRTLEGPQAAFAERVRRTALLVGCDAAHAEETVYGEAAGRGDAIAVGAACRLCERQGCLARAEPPVTRPLGLDEMVAGLSLFDFQ